A genomic window from Lotus japonicus ecotype B-129 chromosome 1, LjGifu_v1.2 includes:
- the LOC130733346 gene encoding putative disease resistance protein RGA4, giving the protein MAEALLGAVFEKLISLAQNEFATISGIKGKAEKLSHTLELIKAVVEDAEKKEITNKSIKVWLQQLKDAVYVLDDILDECSIESLRLQGLSSLKPKNIKFRYEIGNKLKEIARRFDEIADCKNKFALQEGVRERSTEVAEWRQTSSFIPQPKLYGREDDKKKILEFLLSQARESDFLSIYPIVGLGGMGKTTLAQMVYNDDQVTSNFNIKVWICVSENFSVQRILCSIIESITKAKHECLNLDVTERKVQELLQGKRYLLVLDDVWRKDEEMEFGLTQDKWNKLKCLLSCASKGASILVSTRDMEVAAIMGTCQAHHLCGLSEDECLMLFKQYAFGTVKEEREELVAIGKEIVKKCRGSPLAAQALGGLLHSRNEEKEWLEVMKSGIWNLAGQHSILAVLRLSYFHLTPTIRQCFAFCAMFPKDTKIMKEDLIHLWMANGFISPRENLEVEDVGNMIWNELYQKSFFQDMKLVDYSDVIHFKMHDLVHDLALSIMGQECMVLGNTNMTDLSTSTHHVSFDSGMDVLSLHKSALKKVESLRTFYQLKVSNSVSGCIPIHCSTLRVLRTSSFNLSPLKNLIHLRYLELFKLEIETLPDSIYSLRKLEILKLNDLNKLVCLPKGLTCLQDLRHLVIKGCDSLSCMFPNIGKLSRLRTLSKYIVSSEIGHSLAELHDLKLRGNLCIEGLENVGSLSEAQEANLMGKRDIQELDLLWDQEENTKPYATNPELVLNALQPHSNLKNLKIGYYAGLQFPTWMEMLTNLVSLDLFGCKMCVRLPSLGKLPYLRRIKISEMNDVQYMDDDESDDGVEVKAFPSLEELSLSGCSKLERLLKVERGENFPCLSYLGITDCPKLELPSCCIPSLKRLRLFDYTNELLSSLSGFNGLTSLWLSRGDVDLTSFPVGTLTCLQTLWIRGSKVLKELPNEIFKSLNNLEHLEIVNCRKLESLPEQGWEGLRSLRTLQIWDCGELKSLPDGVRHLTSLQLLGIGSCPALAERCKEGTGEDWDKIAHVPEVQILI; this is encoded by the coding sequence ATGGCTGAGGCCTTACTAGGAGCTGTGTTTGAGAAATTGATCTCTCTAGCTCAGAATGAATTTGCAACCATCTCTGGAATCAAGGGAAAGGCTGAGAAGCTATCACACACTCTTGAACTGATCAAGGCTGTTGTTGAAGATGCTGAGAAGAAAGAGATAACAAACAAATCTATAAAGGTTTGGCTGCAGCAGCTCAAAGATGCTGTCTACGTCCTAGATGATATCCTTGATGAATGTTCCATAGAATCACTTCGACTTCAGGGATTGTCCTCTTTAAAACCAAAGAACATCAAGTTTCGCTATGAGATTGGCAACAAGCTGAAAGAGATTGCAAGGAGATTTGATGAGATTGCTGACTGTAAGAACAAGTTTGCTCTGCAAGAGGGTGTTAGGGAAAGGTCAACTGAAGTTGCTGAATGGCGCCAAACCAGCTCGTTCATTCCCCAACCTAAACTATATGGACGAGAAGATGATAAGAAGAAGATTCTGGAGTTTCTTCTCAGCCAAGCACGCGAGTCTGACTTCCTTTCCATCTATCCCATTGTCGGCTTAGGTGGCATGGGAAAAACAACACTTGCTCAAATGGTCTACAATGATGATCAGGTAACAAGCAATTTCAACATCAAAGTTTGGATTTGTGTTTCTGAAAATTTCTCTGTTCAAAGGATTTTGTGCTCCATCATAGAATCTATTACAAAAGCAAAACATGAATGCTTGAATTTAGATGTAACCGAAAGAAAGGTGCAAGAACTGTTGCAAGGTAAAAGATATTTGCTGGTTTTGGATGACGTGTggagaaaagatgaagaaatgGAATTTGGTTTAACCCAAGACAAATGGAATAAGCTGAAATGTTTGTTGTCATGTGCATCCAAAGGAGCTTCAATTTTAGTATCCACTCGCGATATGGAGGTTGCAGCCATCATGGGAACATGCCAAGCTCATCATTTGTGCGGTCTATCTGAGGATGAATGTTTAATGCTATTCAAACAATATGCATTTGGAACTGTAAAAGAGGAGCGTGAAGAGCTTGTAGCTATAGGCAAAGAGATAGTAAAGAAGTGCAGAGGATCACCTCTTGCAGCACAAGCACTAGGAGGTCTCTTGCACTccaggaatgaagaaaaagaatggcTTGAAGTTATGAAAAGTGGGATTTGGAATTTAGCGGGTCAACATTCTATTTTGGCTGTCTTGAGATTGAGCTACTTTCATTTAACGCCAACAATAAGACAGTGTTTTGCATTTTGTGCCATGTTTCCTAAAGATACAAAAATCATGAAGGAAGATTTAATTCATCTTTGGATGGCTAATGGGTTTATATCACCAAGGGAAAACTTGGAGGTGGAAGATGTTGGCAATATGATTTGGAATGAATTGTATCAAAAATCATTCTTTCAAGATATGAAGTTGGTTGATTATTCAGATGTTATTCATTTCAAGATGCATGATCTTGTCCATGATCTTGCTCTTTCAATAATGGGGCAAGAGTGCATGGTTTTGGGAAACACAAACATGACAGATTTGTCAACAAGCACCCACCATGTTAGCTTTGACTCTGGTATGGATGTATTGTCACTCCACAAAAGTGCCTTGAAGAAAGTTGAATCCTTGAGAACATTTTACCAGTTAAAAGTCTCCAACAGCGTTTCTGGTTGCATCCCAATACACTGCAGCACTCTTCGGGTATTACGCACAAGTTCTTTTAATTTATCACCACTCAAGAATTTAATTCATTTGAGGTATTTGGAACTTTTCAAGCTTGAGATAGAAACCTTGCCCGACTCAATTTATAGCTTGCGGAAATTGGAAATCTTGAAGTTGAATGATTTGAATAAACTTGTTTGTCTACCTAAAGGCTTGACTTGCTTACAGGATCTTAGACATCTTGTCATTAAAGGTTGTGATTCATTGTCTTGTATGTTCCCTAACATTGGGAAATTATCCCGTCTGAGAACGTTAAGTAAGTACATTGTCAGTTCAGAGATTGGGCATAGCCTGGCAGAATTACATGACTTAAAACTCAGAGGAAATTTGTGCATTGAAGGACTAGAAAATGTTGGCAGTTTATCCGAAGCTCAAGAGGCCAACTTGATGGGTAAAAGAGACATCCAAGAATTAGACTTGCTATGGGACCAGGAGGAAAATACAAAGCCATATGCTACTAATCCGGAGCTAGTACTTAATGCCCTTCAACCTCACTCAAATCTCAAGAATTTGAAAATTGGATACTATGCAGGATTACAATTCCCAACCTGGATGGAAATGCTCACCAATTTAGTTTCTCTAGACCTTTTTGGATGCAAGATGTGTGTGCGGCTTCCCTCACTTGGTAAACTACCATATCTAAGAAGAATTAAAATAAGTGAAATGAATGATGTGCAGTATATGGATGATGACGAATCTGATGATGGTGTGGAGGTGAAAGCTTTCCCGTCATTAGAAGAACTCTCACTATCAGGATGCTCAAAGTTAGAGCGGTTGTTGAAAGTGGAAAGAGGAGAGAATTTCCCCTGTCTTTCTTATTTGGGAATTACTGATTGCCCTAAACTTGAGTTGCCAAGCTGCTGCATTCCGTCACTCAAAAGGCTCCGTCTATTTGATTATACGAATGAGTTACTGAGCTCCCTCTCAGGTTTCAATGGCCTTACCTCCCTTTGGCTTTCCCGTGGCGATGTAGACCTGACATCCTTCCCGGTGGGAACATTGACTTGTCTTCAGACTCTGTGGATACGTGGTTCCAAGGTATTGAAGGAATTACCAAATGAAATCTTCAAAAGCCTCAACAATTTGGAGCATCTGGAAATCGTTAATTGTAGGAAGCTGGAGTCTTTACCAGAGCAAGGGTGGGAAGGTCTCCGCTCCCTTCGAACTCTGCAGATTTGGGATTGTGGTGAATTGAAATCCTTGCCGGATGGTGTTCGACACCTCACTTCACTCCAGCTTTTGGGAATTGGTAGCTGCCCAGCATTAGCCGAGAGGTGTAAAGAGGGAACAGGGGAGGATTGGGACAAGATAGCACACGTTCCCGAAGTACAAATTCTTATCTAA